ATCTTTCACCGGCTCATTCCGATCGTAGCCCAGTTCGATCCGGCTCTGCAGAAGTCCCTGGATGATATCGACCGAGAGAAAGGAAAAGGCGCCGGTGTTCACGATGGTGAGGGCCTGCGCGATGCTGGAGTCCGTTCGGACGTAATGGTCATATCGCCCGGGAATGACGATGCCCAACGCGGCGCGATCCCCCAGAACGCGGCTCACGCCCGCTGAGCCGTTCACTTCGATGTAGGACGGCGCTTTTCGGAAGAGCAGCACCCCCGCCCCCGCATGGGCGTCGAACCGGTAGTTCTCGTTGTCGAAGTAGCGAAGGGCTGAACCGTCGAGCATGGCGAAGGTCATGTCGTATTTGCGAATGTCGCTGTTCTCCCCTTCGAAATGTAGGGTTTGACTCGCCGAAAGATCCGCCGTGAGGCGCGATTCGGGAGTGGGCAGCGTCCACACCGCGCCGTCCAGGGCGAGTTGGGTTCGAGTCCCGCGGAATCCCTCTTCCAAATTCAGCGGACTGAGGATCACGTTCGAGTCCTCCTGCACACCGAGACCGGTGGTCACCTTCCAATTCTTCTCCTCCAGGGCCTTCCGCTTCCGCGCCTGTTGCAAGACAACGAGATGCTCCTCCGCCATCTCCTTCATTCTGGGATCGGTGGCATTGTCCCGAACGGATTGGAATCGCGCGGTCGCTTCGGCGAAGCCTTCCTGTTTGTACGCCACGAGGCCGAGGTAGTAGTCGATTTCGGCGTCGGTTTGCGGATTCATGCCTTTGGCGCGGTTCAGATGTTCCTTCGCATGCTCCATATTGCCGGAGAGATACGCGGACACGCCGGCGTAGTAGTAGACCTGCCGCACATTGGGATCCGCCGAGATCGCGGCATCAAGATGTGAATGAGCCGATGCGTACTGGCCGGAATAGTAATCGGAGAGGCCTTTCGAATACTCGGTCTCGAAGACCTCGTTGAAACCGCCGGGCCCGAGCTGCGAGCGCTGCTCTTTGAGGACCAATTGCTTGCCCACACCTTGAACGACTGCGGGGAGACGATCCGTTTGCGTCGGAGAAGTAACCACCGTGACCGACGATCCACCGGACCGCAAATTCACCATTTTCACGGTGACGGACCACGAGCCCGCGCCACCCGCCACCGTTCCCAGGAACAAGCGATCCGCCGGGAGGCTCTCCACCATTTGGAAGATGCAGGTCGTGTCATTCTTGCAGCCGTAGATGCGGTTCACATAGTCCGGCCCCGCCGCCTGAGTGAATTGGGCCGGCGTGACGTAGTTCACGGGTCCGAGTTGCCCGAGGCCATTCACAAACGATGTGGTGGCGAGGTCCGCCACCGCCTGATCCACTCCCTGCCCGCGGAAGTTCAGGACGGCGATCCGGATGGCGGCCTGAGCCAAGGCGTTGGAAACGCCCGTGAAGAGTGATGAGTAAAGGGTGATGAGAAATAGAATCGCCATCACGCACGCCCGGGGCTTCACATCCCTCATCACACTTCACTCTTTACCTTTTTGAGGATCCATTGGCCCACGGTGTCAAAAGCTTCCGGCCGTCCAATCTCATGAAAAGGCTCGTGCTTGAACTCCGGCCAGGAATTGAGGGTCTTATCCGAGTGCCCGACGTTGGCGAAGAAGGCCTTCGCGGCGTCCACGCTCACAATTCGATCGCTCTCTCCCAGAATCATGAGGAGGGGAAATTTCCAGCCGGCGCCGTCCGCCTGCACCCGATCCATGGCGGCAACCATCTCGGTAAACAGCCGGGTGCTGATCCGCCGGTGGACGAGCGGATCATCCACGTACGCCCTCACCTCCGCCTCGTCCCGCGAAAGGAGCTTCGGATCCAACTCATTGTCCATCGTCAGGTCCGGCATCAGCTTTGAAAGGCCGCGGCCGACGGCCGCTTTCAGGGCCGGAACTTTGACGGCAATCCC
This genomic window from Nitrospirota bacterium contains:
- a CDS encoding lysophospholipase yields the protein MTEFSEHFLAKDKTRIFYRRFRSEKPCCALVVVHGLGEHSGRYKEFAHAMVRSNIEVFAMDLRGHGRTEGRRGCVDSLRTYGEDINAFLEFIPKWIKGIPLFVLGHSLGGLIVSHWSLFQTGSHSPRGVILSSPALGIAVKVPALKAAVGRGLSKLMPDLTMDNELDPKLLSRDEAEVRAYVDDPLVHRRISTRLFTEMVAAMDRVQADGAGWKFPLLMILGESDRIVSVDAAKAFFANVGHSDKTLNSWPEFKHEPFHEIGRPEAFDTVGQWILKKVKSEV